In Silene latifolia isolate original U9 population chromosome X, ASM4854445v1, whole genome shotgun sequence, the following proteins share a genomic window:
- the LOC141618870 gene encoding formin-like protein 1 yields the protein MLTPLLPSFTLLLFLLPLLSATHHHLNRRILHLPFFPTTTTSLSPSQSPTTSPIRHSLSTLPFSTPSSPTSSPTDDTALPFFPTTTPPPPQPPSPPPPTPTPTTLSIPTFPANVSSLSLPTTSPSHHHSSHTILIISLVSVSVIVTVVFLLLLRRKNSRSSSELRPLYPHSTPTSDGLPPSKPPTTAHHVSHTSSDFLYLGTMAETSTVEPIYHLKLCSASPDLHPLPPLSSELNHIRRVSPARHGGEEEFFSPSNSSRHDFGHENDYFNNSEMLKSCFSSTEHDSPGRDSDVSVEIQALAEKAEFVPAPPPPPAMMRGKGGPPTLVAPSGPVVMKRSGNLGLSGERSEGSGGGGGSGGVKPKLKALYWDKVRASSDRVTVWDQLHPGSFTLNEEMIETLFTANGAKDGARRSMLPLLNGEYRVLDPKKSQNIAILLKALSVTEKEVCEALLEGNADALGVELLESLLKMAPTKEEERKLVEYRDESPMRLGPAENFLRAVLNVPFAFRRVDAMLYMATFDSDVEYLKKAFETLEAACEQLRNSRVFLKLIEAVLKTGNRMNVGTNRGDAQAFKLDTLLKLIDIKGRDGKTTLLHFVVQEIIKAEGSRSSQVGADQSAVPDQIESRKRGLEVVSSLGGELMNVKKAAAMDSDVLSTDVSKLTRDITKINEVLMLSDENQMMEINKRFVESMTVFLKKSEVEIGLIQSQERNAFAKVKELTEYFHGNLSKEEAHPFRIFTVVRDFLGVLDQVCKEVGKINERTVISSVRQYPTSVNPAIQPPFPEFIISSDGDSSSENENENENIVKA from the exons ATGTTGACGCCACTCCTCCCCTCCTTCACCCTCCTTCTCTTCCTCCTCCCACTCCTTTCCGCCACCCACCACCACCTCAACCGCCGCATACTCCACCTCCCCTTCTTcccaaccaccaccacctcccTTTCCCCATCCCAATCCCCCACCACCTCCCCAATCCGCCACTCTCTCTCTACTCTCCCCTTCTCCACTCCCTCCTCCCCAACCTCCTCCCCCACCGACGACACCGCCCTCCCTTTCTTCCCAACCACCACACCTCCACCACCTCAACCaccctcaccaccaccaccaacaccaacaccaaccacCCTCTCCATCCCCACATTCCCCGCCAACGtctcctccctttccctcccaACCACCTCACCATCCCACCACCACTCCTCCCACACCATCCTCATCATCTCCCTCGTCTCCGTCTCCGTCATCGTCACCGTCGtgtttctcctcctcctccgtCGGAAAAACTCCCGTTCCTCTTCCGAACTCCGACCGCTTTACCCTCACTCCACTCCAACCTCCGACGGTCTTCCTCCGTCCAAACCACCAACCACCGCTCACCACGTGTCACATACCAGCTCCGACTTCCTTTACCTCGGTACCATGGCGGAAACCTCTACCGTCGAACCTATTTATCACCTTAAACTCTGTTCCGCTTCGCCGGACCTCCACCCGCTCCCTCCTCTCAGTTCGGAACTTAACCACATCCGCCGTGTATCTCCGGCGAGACACGGCGGCGAAGAAGAGTTCTTTTCTCCGAGTAACTCGTCTCGACACGATTTCGGTCATGAAAATGATTACTTTAACAACTCGGAGATGTTAAAGTCGTGTTTTTCGTCGACGGAGCATGATTCGCCGGGGAGAGACTCCGATGTTTCGGTGGAGATACAAGCGTTAGCTGAAAAGGCGGAGTTTGTTCCGGCGCCACCGCCGCCTCCGGCGATGATGAGGGGAAAAGGTGGACCGCCGACGTTGGTTGCGCCGTCGGGACCGGTGGTGATGAAGAGGAGTGGGAATTTAGGGTTAAGTGGAGAGAGGAGTGAAGGtagcggcggcggcggcggtaGTGGTGGTGTTAAGCCGAAGTTGAAGGCGTTGTATTGGGATAAAGTTCGAGCTAGTTCGGATCGGGTTACTGTTTGGGATCAGCTTCACCCTGGCTCCTTCAC GTTGAATGAAGAAATGATAGAGACATTATTCACGGCGAACGGAGCGAAAGACGGTGCAAGACGATCAATGTTACCGTTGTTGAATGGAGAGTATAGAGTCCTTGATCCGAAGAAGTCTCAAAACATTGCGATTTTGTTAAAGGCTCTTAGTGTTACTGAGAAGGAAGTCTGTGAAGCACTTTTGGAAG GTAATGCAGATGCCTTAGGGGTAGAGCTACTAGAAAGTTTACTTAAAATGGCTCCAACTAAAGAGGAAGAAAGGAAACTTGTCGAGTACAGGGATGAATCTCCAATGAGGCTTGGTCCGGCAGAGAACTTTCTCAGGGCAGTACTTAATGTACCTTTCGCTTTCAGAAGGGTGGACGCAATGTTATATATGGCAACTTTTGATTCCGATGTTGAGTATCTTAAGAAGGCGTTTGAAACTTTGGAG GCAGCATGCGAACAGCTTAGAAATAGCCGGGTGTTCCTGAAACTTATAGAAGCGGTCCTCAAGACAGGAAACCGCATGAATGTAGGGACTAATCGGGGTGATGCCCAGGCCTTCAAGCTCGATACACTCCTCAAACTTATTGACATCAAGGGAAGAGACGGAAAAACAACACTCCTTCACTTTGTGGTGCAGGAGATCATAAAAGCGGAGGGCTCTCGTAGTTCGCAAGTAGGCGCTGATCAATCTGCTGTACCCGATCAGATTGAGTCAAGAAAAAGGGGGCTGGAAGTTGTTTCAAGCCTCGGAGGGGAGCTGATGAATGTCAAGAAGGCAGCTGCGATGGATTCTGATGTCCTGAGTACTGATGTTTCAAAGCTAACTCGTGATATTACCAAGATTAACGAAGTTTTAATGCTAAGCGATGAAAATCAAATGATGGAGATCAACAAGAGGTTTGTAGAGTCCATGACTGTGTTCTTAAAGAAGTCGGAGGTGGAAATTGGTTTGATTCAATCGCAGGAGAGAAATGCTTTCGCTAAAGTGAAGGAGTTGACCGAGTATTTCCATGGTAACTTATCTAAAGAAGAGGCTCATCCTTTCAGAATATTTACGGTGGTGAGAGATTTCCTAGGTGTTCTAGATCAAGTATGCAAGGAAGTCGGAAAGATTAATGAACGAACAGTTATAAGCTCTGTCAGACAATATCCCACATCGGTAAATCCAGCCATTCAACCTCCTTTTCCGGAGTTTATTATCTCTTCTGATGGCGACAGTTCCtctgaaaatgaaaatgaaaatgaaaacatCGTAAAAGCTTGA